TTTGTGAATAGCTTAATGACCTACCACATACAGCAGTGTGGTCTAGGGGTTAGAGTACTGCCCTGACAATTCCAGTGTTTGTTGGTAGCTTATTGATTCACTGTGTTAGTCATCTTAGAGCTGTCTCAGCTTTTCTGTAAGTTGTTTTGAGATCCACTGTGGGGAGCTGAGTATTTGTTACCAGCACAGGTGGAAGCACAGCTTCTCTTTCCTTGGCTGCTGTACAACTGGGAATTTTCAGCTCTGAGTCAAGTGTGAAAAGggatggaggaaaaaaccaaaatagaaGGTGGGTAGTTCAATGCAGTAGAGGCTTTATTGTGTGAGATGTTGGTTATATACCATAGAGAATAAAGTAATGCAGACTATAGAGCAAGCAGTCTCTGACTTCCAGCTGGTACATCAGAGGTAGTAGTAAGTGCTTCCAGAGTTGCTTCACACAGTACACCCCCTTGACTTGAAAACCTAGTCCTGTTTTCCACCATTTTATATTTACTTGTCTTCTGTTGGTTGTATATAGAGCAAAGCACAGAATTAAAAACCAGTTTCTGTACAAAATCTCTGGAACAAAGTTGAAAGCAGAAAGAAGTGTGTATTCTTAGCAATGTTAGCATGGAAGGACCTAGTTTTTGTTAGCACTGTGCTAGCTGAGGCCGCTTTGCAATGTCATCCATGTGAGTGATTATGCCCATGGTAAAACTCACATATCCTTTACACTGGCAGTCATGGAAAAACTATCTTCATGCAGTTGAGATCTAAGCCCACTGTAGATGGTAGGAGACTAGATATGAAGCTATGAGACCTCTAAATCTAATGCAGAGTATAACATGAAGAGGGTTAAATCAGGTCTGGTTTGTAAAGGTATCAGGTTGTCCACAAGCCCCAGTGATTGCAGCAGGAGAAGAGTTGTCCTTCTGAAAGCTGTGCCTGTGAACTCAGCTAGGGTGTGCATCTTGCTCTTCATCACCTGGTGGTTCTGTGGGCTTATTGTTGCCCACAGTTGTAGTGGTAGCTATTGGACCACTGGTATGAGTAAGGATATGAGCTGTGTTGGTAGATGTAAGCTGGAGTGCATATCTGAGAGCATCTTGTAATGCCTGGCTGTCCACAGTGTGGCGTGCAGAGATGTTCCCTGCCCTGCATGTGGGTGCATGGATCAGCAGACGTGGTGCTACAGGAGGAAGAGTGGCCTTCCACAATGTGTGTCTCAACGCACCGTGATGAACATGGTGCGGAGCACATGGGGCTGCTCTGCATGGTCTTCCTCAAACTGCACATCTTGGTGCCTTTGGAAGCACATGGTGTGCATGACACACACTTCACTACACTGGGGTTGTGGCATTGCGTGAAGACCGGTGTGGCATACTTCACTCCACCTGGAATATAGCATTGCTGCTTGTATTGGTACCCATAATAAACCATTGCTCTGGGATGGAGGTGAACCTAAAAAACAAAGTAGGGAAGAAAGGTAAATGAATTCCCTGCAGATCACTGCTTGTATCTGATAGGCTGCCTTTCTGCTGTTTGAGCTTGCTGCTCTGACTCTTAGCCCTCATCTCTGTAGCAGAAACTGCACAGCGTTGTATTTAACTAATGATCTCTTTCATAGCTTCAGATGTCACGTGGAGCAGGTAGCTATTATACCTAGAAGAAGGGGAGTTTCAAGCATAGCTGTGAAGTGACCTGCATGCTTTAGCTAGTGAGGCAATGGCGTATCTGGGATAAGTGATGAGGTTGTCATCTTTCTGTGGCAAGGGCTATCATTTATTTGCTTTCCAGATGCTTCAGTTGAAACAAATTGCTTTCTGCTGGCACTAGGTAAAGCAAAAGAAAGTATTGCCCTTCTTTATGCTAATTTAAATTGCAGAACAGAGGATTGTTATCTTTGGTAGGGTGATGTGGCAGAgctctatttttaaaagcctaatgTTCATTAAGGACAGAGTGACTTTTGAAACTCTGGCTCAAGCTGCCAGTGTCCCATATAAGTAGAAAAAGTCAAATGTAACTGTGCATCTGAGGATGCAGTTGTGTAGTTGCTTTACTGGCTACTCTGTACTCTGCTGTCTCTTGCTCTGAGTTTGCTCCACTAGAAGCTGGGGGACCAAAGGGCTGCAAGAATCACAGGAGGTGTCTGCTCATGTTTGCACCTCAGCTGCCTGAATTAGCCTGTGGAGCACCCAGTATTGCCAGGGCTGAACTGCTCCTGGCATGGAGATGGCCTGCCTTGAAGGCAGGAGGGTGCAGGGTCTGTCACAGCTGCTGGGAAGAGGCATTGCCTAGCTGTGGGATGTCAGAGCTGTCTCTGCCATACTTGGGAGACAAGAGGTGTCCATTCCAAAGATGTGATTGAGCGTGGAGAAGTGCCGAGACCTTGGATTTgctaattaaaatttaaaatctgaCTGCAAATCAGCTTTCCTCAGCATCAGCAAATGGCACTTGGGCATCTACTTTGCAATTTGGTGGCAGTTGCTCTTGCAGATATACAGGATGACTCTAAGAACAAGCTCTCAAGGGTTAGGTCCCAGCTACTGTAGATAAACATAATTTGTTTAGAAAGATGTCAGCTGGCAATTAACTGCAGACACAGGAGAAATGCCAGGCAGGATTGGATCAGGGTTTTCTTGCTATATTTGAAAGTGGGTAGGTAATTCTAGCTCTTGTAAAGAAGAATCCCCCAAAAAGCGCATATAAAGGGGGTCTTGAATATGCAGAAGCCAAACTTTTCTTTAGTTATTCCAGATAAAAATTAGCCTCTGTGGTATAATAGAAGTAATCTACATCAGTCTTTGATTAGGATGGTAAAGGTCAGCTGCCAACAGAAATAGTTACTTGAACAACTAAAATAAGTGGCCTCCAATATAGAAGAAATCTAGAATTCagttttttcaaagcaaattaaagATATGGGTACCTAAATGGCCAGCTCGAAGTGGAAACAACACATCCCAAACCAGGTGAGGTTCTGTAAATCTCAGGCTCAACTTTAAAAGCCTGTGTTGGTCTATGcctgtaaaaaaaaccaaaaaaccaaagacAACCAACCCAAGAAAGATCCCTTAAAAGAAACAACCCCCTTAATTTGCAGTGTCAGGGTATTTTCTGCAGCATCTAGATTAAAGTTCAAAGTACtaacaaaaagacattttgatAGTTAGAAATAGAAATAGGCAAATAACTTACCGAGCTCACAGCAGAGAGTAAGAACTGGATTGAAAGCTTGGAAATGAGTGTTTTTATATGGTCTTTTAGACTGCATGGAAAACCTGAGCCACTGTGTATCAAATCCTAATTAGATACAGGAGAGAATTTGTTCATATGCAACTTTTTTGTTGGCTGTAATTATCTTACTTGTGattatgaatatatatttatccCCAAATACCATGAAAGACACCTCACTAACTATGGGTTCTTTCCATTTTACATCTTTATAGGAGAAGTAAAAGCCGCCTTTTATTCCATTGACCTCACTAGTTATGTAAAGAAAGCTGTCCCTCTCCTCTTAAAGCTTCTTTTAGCAGGTTGACAATGAGGAAGCAGCAGCGGGGAAGTGGGTAATGACCATCCTTactcattttcccttttgttcattTAAATGCAGTTAGGCAGCTTGGGGGCATTGAGGAATCTGGCTTTGTGAAGTGAGGCTGGGAGAGATGTACCTAAAGCCTGGCACTTGGCTACTCGTATGACTGATCTAGTGCTCTTCAAACTTAATAAGAGTCATTCCCTGGTTTTATTAGGCTTTGCATTTGGTTGCTTTTTATGGCTGGAAACAAGGCCAGTGGAAAGCGTGCAGGCAAGCTGATACTGCCTTTTGGTGGGGCATAAAAATCTCAGGGCTGTGCCACAGGACTTGTCCTGTGGTAAATTGGCATCTGCTTGGAAACTGGCATAGCTAACTTGCAGGGAATGATGACTTTGCCAAGGATTTAGAAGCTGGCTGTGGGGGCAGTGCTTTATACAGGCAGCTGTGGTCCTACAGGCACTCTGATTTCATTAGCAATTGTGTTTGTGACATCTGGTTGGGTTCCTTTGGTGAGAAACAAGGAATTACCAGGTTGGAGTAGATTACGGCATCCCAGTGATAGCAAAGGGCAGAGTGCTTTTCTAATGACCCTATTATCTTACTATGTGACCATACCAACAGCTGCTGGTTGGCACCTAGACCTCAGCTGTGCCTGTGTGGATGCTGCCTGTATGTGTGCCTTGTGCTTGTCTATCAGAAGGGAAACTGCTTCCTACATGTGATGTAATTAGCAGCTTTTGATGTCTTGAGATGCATCCTTTAAATTGGATATGTGCTGGTGTCATTAAGAGCTTTGCTCGTGTAAAACATTAAGGAGCATTTGTGAGGAGTTTTAAGAGGTCCTGTTATGAAGATGCTATTTAATAGCTTCTGTCAGTGCTATGTATGGGTAAACATAGGTCTGCACAAGCATGGTACCTGTGAGGACCATCTTAATTTATCAGTAGAGCAAAGCTGAGGTGTGGGGGTGAGAATAGGCTCTGATACAGGTCATGCCATGAGGTGTGACTGTGGTTCGATAAAGTTCAATGTTGttgtccttttttcctctttccagctcAGAATATCTCTTCAGAAAAAGGCCAGCTGAATTTAGTGGTTTATCTCCCTGATTTTACATAACTAGTAAATATAATACAAGTTTGTGTATTATAAAGGGGAATATAGTTATAACCCTGAATACTGACTCTTGTTGCAACCCCTTGTTTTGGGACAAAATGATGGATACAGGCAGTAAGGCCAGGGCTTCATCTTGATATCCCATGTTAAGCAATAGCCAATGCCATCTGcttcaagggaaaatatttttcccagtgGGCATGTGGATGATGATGCAATGTCCAATTAGCCAAATTTAACTCAGATGTAATGCTCAGAGGCAGGAGCCTTTATTAGTGATTCCATCTCTGCATTTACTTTGGTGTAGTACCAGAGTGTAGCAGATCATTGCTCTTCACCTTTCCGTTGCATAGCTCATAACACAGCATGGAGAGCCTCAATGGCTGGGTAATAACCCTTGGCAATTGAAAAATGGGTATTTCTTCTCTGGTTCTCCACCTTCCAGGTGAATTTATGGCTCATGGCTTAAAGTTAATGCATGAGCTATCACATAGAGCAATGAGAAGTATTGGGCCCAGCTGATAAGTTTGAGAGCCCCTTGCAGTGGTGAGCTGGGTAGTGGAGGATATGTCTGGGTGGGAAATTCTCCATTTTGCATTTGCTGGAAGCAGTTACAAATCTTCTTGCGATGTTGAGCCCAGTGCTGGCTTTCTTCAAAGCATGTTGTCTCTGAAGCTGTTTACATCTATAAAATTAAAAGCACCTAATGGAACACTAAATTGTGGGAAAGTGTGTTATTCTCTGCAGAATAATGTAGCGTTGCTGGGGGGTTTGAGAATGGGCCAGTGGTAAGTGATAGGTTTGGTTAAGTGTGTAGGGCAACAGTTTTGGAGCTGTTCTGTGTAGTGGTGAGCAGGCATCAAGGCTGTCTTTAGGATGTTTGCAGCACATCTCCAAGCCTGTCCTGTTTTTTTGTAAGCTAGGCATCAAACTGTATGGCTGCTCATTCAGAAGTCGAATAGCTCTGGACTTTTACTCATGGGATATCTAAAGCCTTGTTCAtaagaaagcttttttcctttgagaaaaagaaagcatgaaaggCAACAGTAAAATGCAATCTTTTAATGCAAAGGAAAAGTAGAGTGCACAACTGTTGTCTAAAGTAAAGCAAATTGAGATAAATGTAGTTCCAGGGTTTCAGTAGGttatatttctaaaaattacaCAATGAGTTCCATGCTTTCATAGTCACAAACAAGTTCAGCTCCCCCTGCAACTGCTGTCTCTTCACAGCCTTTATGGTACTGCTAACTTTaagacaaagcaggaaaaacctCAGTGGCTTCTCATGTCTATATTCTTTGTTATGAAATTAAATGTGCTAAGCCTCTCCAGGTTACAGTCTATTTAGCTGTAGTATAGTAGTTATAAAGCAGTTGAGATGATCACACATACCTGGTTCGAGGAGGAGAAACCAAGAGAAATGGATGAAGCTCTGAGCCTCAGATTACTTTTATATACTTTCCCGGTCAGCCTGGTGGAGAGAACACCTTTTTGGGCACAAAGTCCTTATTAGCCAAAGCCAACATGTAATTGATGTAATTATTTCTAAGGTTCCTGCCTCACCTGCTGTGGTGTGCACACTAAGCCGCACATgttttttgagttttaaaattcataaatcaGATctatttgttgtggtttttcaATGGTCTCAAAGATGAGATTGTGATATCTGTCTGTGTTTTTGAACAGTATAATCAAATGGATGTCTTCAGAGAGCTCCCTGCTCTGGTGGTGAGCTCTAGCTTGGTTCTTTAAGGTTTTATACATCTTTCCTGTGTATCCTTACAGATAGAGGACTATTAAAGTCTTCTGAAGAATCTTAACACTTCAgttaaatacagaataaatgtgTCCTGTCAGCACTTTGAGTGCTTGAAGGTGTTGATGGCTTGTCTGCAGCTCAGgtgttttttctgtctcctgaTGGATACAAAGATGATGATATTTGTGTTTAGTATCTTTAGTTTTTAAGGGGCTGGAATTTGATTCTTAAGCTTGTTTTAACTGGTAAATTGAGCTGATGTGCACTGTTTTGTTGCATTACTTCCTTATGGACACACTCTTTAGGTACTGAGTTTTGGCTATGGTTCACTGGTTGACTCATcacttttatttccttgtctTCTCTGGTAGAGCTGGCAGTTGTAATActcttgttaaaaaacaaaacaaaaaaaccaaaccctcaatCATATGACAACATCAGTTGTCTAGAACACTAATGAACTTTTACAATgtgctttgaaaatgctttcagaaagcaTTGGCATGCCTACTGTCAGTGGTGTTAACCTTTATGTTCACATAAATGGACCCTGCAGTGACGTAAACCCCAAGCAGTCTGCAGCAGAGAACGAAACAAATCCCAGCAGTGTGGATTCCTCTCACATTGAAGATCGTGACTTTTCAAGACAGAATTattaatatatttctaaaataagcCTTAACAGTTTTATCTTCAGCTGGCTAACTTGAAAATAGTAATTAGATATTTAATTCCAATGTTTTTGAGGAATTAATTTAGGGATAAATTGCTACCCAATCTAAGCTAAGATAAAGACATATGTTGCAATTCACATGCTTATCTTCAATTATAGAAAAGGAGGAGCCAATTTTCCAAAGGAATTACAAATATCGTATGTCATCCTCAAACATTATGACACTATGAAGATAAATTTCAGTATGCAATTAAAGTAGGAAAGCATCCCAGTCATTTCCCATTGTTGAAATCTTGACTGAGGTTTCTACTCCACAGTAGCATATAATGCAGTGGAGTCTGATCCTGACCTTAGAAATCATTTTGCTGCCAATCTGATGATATACAAGATGTTTTCCCTGAGATTCCCTGGAAGGGGGGAACTTTGTTCTGCAGTGTTACCACATCCCCCCTTTAACTCCACCAAAGGAAGGCTTTTCCTTGCAAGaacatgctgctgctgggagaaagagagaaggccTTGAGGTGAGGTTTAGTGTAATAGAACAGCCCAAACAAGTCCTCTCTATTACTACAGAAGTAgcaaaatatctttgcttttaagtAAAATGAAGTGTAAATTGGAATGGACAGGTTGCTACCCACTGTGGCTCCATGGAAGCATCTGTATGGCAAATGCCATTGCCATCCTTGGCATCTGTTGCTCACTCTACTGCTGAGTGTCAGAAAGCCTCCTCCTCATGCTGGATGATAGCCCCACACTGGCAACGTGAATCGCAGTTCATCAGCAATTGGGATTCCAAAATGCATCTTCCACTTGTTCTGTATGTGCAACGTGTTATTATGATGGCTTTAGGTGCACTTTTATTGAAGAAGTGACTCACTGGAAAAAATGTCTGACAAGGTCTTGCCTAAGTCACACCCTACTTATTGTCTTTTTGCCATTCCCCTAATCAGGTCATGATTTATAGCTTCACAGTATGGGACAtttaatttcatataaaatatgGCCTTACCCTTTTTCCTTGTTTATTGTTAAAGCTTGAATGTTTAAAGAAACACATGCTTGGTGATTAATTGAAAGAGCTGCACTGACTTATTTGGATATATAACTCTATAAAATTCAGGATTTCTGCAGTGTGACAGAGCCTTGGCCAGACTTTTTATTAGCCTAATTTCATCACAGAACAACGAACCTGGCTACCCCTAGGCCAAGAACACAGGTTATCCCTCACTTTTGCAACTCTTCCTGGGCTGAGACAAGTACATTTTCTTCCAAGCAAATGGCTGTTTACCACCTGCCTGGGAAGAAGTCCATTCATGGAGGACATCAAGCATGAACCATAtaaacattttgtctttctccaagATGCAGAGGCAGAGTATCTGTCCCCTCTATATAAAGTTTTGAAATAGCAGAGTCTGGAAAGAAGTAAAGTACAGGTCATATGGGGTAGAAAGACAAACTAATAATTACAGagtgatttatttaaaacaattgACATTCATTAACAAAGTTAAGTCTTGAAAGAAATGTGTTTAGTAATTGATTAGGATGTTATGCCTGTAGGTGATTCATGCTTTGGGCAGTCTAAAGGTGAGTATAAAAGTGCTCAACATCAGATCTTGTATGATCATTTCTGTTGTCTTATTTCTCTTGTGAAGTAGGTAAGTTTCATCTGAATTCCTCTTTCTAGCAAAGCCTTTGTAGTTTTAAGGTGAATTCTGTGCAAATATTCTGATATCAGTCTGAAGTTTTCTTGATGTAAATTAATAAATTTGTGACTCTTCAGCTATTGGCTTTGGTAAATGCAGGTCTGGATAAGgtccaattaatttttttatgaaaacTCATTTCCAGATGTTATTGTGTTCAATGCAAGATTTATAGGAGTTTTCTAGGAACTGAGCTATGAAGATTCTGCCTTTCCCTCTAGCCTGTTGGTAGTCTTTTATTATAATGCTTGATTGTGAAACTTATAAGAATTTGTgccttatttttatatattcccTTGTTCTTCAGATTAGCCATACCTGAAAAATGGTGCACTCTTTAAGCTCATGCACTGATGGCGGTGCCTCCCCATGTAGGGTGGCTGTGCCACAGCCCATTGCTGACAGCTGCAACGAGCCTTGTGTTCGTCAGTGTCCTGACTCCAGGGTGGTGATCTACCCTCCGCCGGTGGTTGTGACCTTCCCTGGACCTATCCTCAGCACCTTCCCGCAGCAGAGCATCGTGGGATCTGCAGGAGCCCCTGAAGTTGGAACTGGCTTTAGTGCTGCCCGTGCTCCTGGGGGCTCACATGTTTATGGTGGTGCCAGATGGGGACGAGGATATCCGATTGGAAGCTGTAGACCATGCTAAACCTAGTGAGAGTTGCTGCTGAAAGAAGAATGTCCAGGAGATGACAAGCAGGATGTAGCTATGTGGCCAAGCTCCAGGGCACAGCATTTAGGAAAGCTTGAGCATTTGGGGCTGCCATTAAATGCATCTGTAGATGCTCAGATCTTCTGAAAAATCCATTTACATCCTTCTCAGATGACCATTCCTGATCTTCTCTTTTGAATGCCTTCCTAACTTTCTAAGTGCTCTGTTCTTGATGCTATGGACTATATTACTAACACCTTGGGGGCTTATAGGTATCATTGTGGCAATGTAAAGGGATCTGGTATGATATCCATTTTAGATCCCTTTGTGGGCTCTTCCTGTGGCTACTGATCCATCGAAAAGGGTTGTGCAGTCAACTAGCCTATGCCCTGTTTCTGTGCTGTATGCGTCTAGCTATGATCAGGGCTGAATATCAACACAGAGCTGCAATAGGGAAGCAACATCAATTATTACATGAATCATCTTGCATCAAACCACAGGTTGTGAGCAATTTGTAATCTGTACTATATAATCCTGCCTCTGTATGATCTGCTTCTTTCTTATTAAACATGACATTGCAACAAGTTATTGGCAAATATGTGTGGGTGCGTGTCTGTGTGTTCCCCCCTGCTACTCATAATTCAGTTGCCTTTGTCCTGCTGCACCAAACCAATCTTATTGGTCTGCTTCAGGATAATGATATTCTTGAGAGATTTGGCAGTGGGTTGTGTGTGCATCTCCTTTCCACAGCAATCTCTATGCTGTAGCTGTCCCTTCATGATACTGCTGCCCACATCTTCGCTTTCATTGTTCCTGGTCTTGCTCAGCCCTGTGGAGCTCTTTCCCCAATATTGGCTTTTCTGGCACAGTGTGCATTACCTCAGGCTCAACCTTCCCATCTAAGCAGTGATACAATGCATCAGAGCAGAGGTGAATGGGGAGTTGGTATTACTAAGAAAATCTGAAGCCAAGTGTTagtaaaaccagctttttttgAGTGTAAAAATTACATCTCTGCCTTTACTGCTCtgctcaatgttttacaacaatGTAACCTATGCATGTGAAAATGGATGGTGATGTTCACTCATGGAATTGTGAATTTCTTCAGGAATATATCAATA
Above is a genomic segment from Harpia harpyja isolate bHarHar1 chromosome 9, bHarHar1 primary haplotype, whole genome shotgun sequence containing:
- the LOC128146363 gene encoding feather keratin B-4-like — protein: MVHSLSSCTDGGASPCRVAVPQPIADSCNEPCVRQCPDSRVVIYPPPVVVTFPGPILSTFPQQSIVGSAGAPEVGTGFSAARAPGGSHVYGGARWGRGYPIGSCRPC